In the genome of Pungitius pungitius chromosome 5, fPunPun2.1, whole genome shotgun sequence, the window CCCGAAAACCGGCCACTCGCTGTGCAAGGAGTGCTTCTTCTGGGCCTTTGAGGAGGAGGTGCATATGACGATCGAGTCGGCAAAGTTGTTCAAACCTGGGGAAATAGTGGGGATTGCTGCCTCGGGGGGAAAGGACTCGACAGTGCTCGCACATGTAATGAAGCTCCTAAATGAGCGATACAACTATAACCTTGAACTGATGCTTCTCTCAGTTGATGAGGGAATCTCTGGTTATAGAGATGACTCCTTGGAGACAGTAAAGAGGAATCAGCAACAGTATGAGCTGCCATTGAAGATTGTGTCGTATGAGGAGCTTTATGGCTGGACGATGGATGCAATCGTGAAGCAGGTGGGACTGAAAAATAACTGCACCTTCTGTGGGGTGTTCAGAAGGCAGGCACTAGACAGAGGTGCCATCATGTTGAAAGTGGACAAGATATGTACAGGTAATTCCAAAGAGCatttcaaaatacaaatgacaaaattttgtttttaaaatgtgaaagaGCAGTCTGTCTAAATTTCCAACATAAATATTTTGTTACGATGACTGGatttgtgttcttctttttcACAGGTCACAATGCCGATGATGTGGCAGAGACAGTTTTGATGAACGTCTTGCGAGGGGACATAGCTCGCCTGCGCCGATGCACTGCCATCTCCACAGCCAGCGAAGGTGAAGGGGTCGTGCCGCGCTGCAAGCCCCTCAAGTATGCGTATGAGAAGGAGATTGTTCTGTATGCATACTTTAAGAAGTTGGACTACTTTTCTACTGAATGTATCTACTCTCCCAATGCTTATCGTGGCTATGCAAGGACCTTCTTGAAGGACCTGGAGAGTGTAAGGCCTAGCTCCATAATGGATATTGTTCACTCTGGGGAGAACCTGTCTGTTCGGGAGGGGGTGAAGATGCCTGTGCAGGGCACCTGTAACCAATGTGGCTACATCTCCAGCCAGTCTCTGTGTAAGTCATGTGTGCTGCTGGAGGGGCTGAACCGAGGTCTGCCGAAGCTGGGCATTGGCAAACACCACCGCCTGCATGACAAAATCCTCTCCAAGGAGCCCCTCACTGAGAGGGAGCAGAGAAAGCTGAAATCGGTAGACTTTTGAAAATTATTATCCCGTTTTATTTGTCACAAGACGTATAGtaagattttaaaataaaccatGGTTATTATTTTATAGAAATTCTACAGAAACTCAACTGTTATTTGTCTTCATTCATGATTCAGccgctttttattatttttttaagtgacaTGGTTGTGAATATGTTCACAACCATGGcctgtttatttcttttatttttattctgtgttCCAATAGCATACGGTGACAAGGGACCATAACTTAATAAATATATTACCAAccatatattcatgtttctcCGTTTTTCCTTGATTTTATTGTATTGATTCATAataatgaaatgtattaattttCAGCTGTCGCGATAAGGGGCTGATCCGTGTTACTGCGTAATTCCAGCTTGGGGCCACTAGATGACGCTCATCGCCGAGTCTCAGTCAGAGCGCGCGCCCGCGCTAAAGCCCCGCATGCACATACTGCAGCGCGTTCCCGAGACCTATCCCGAGCAACTTCCACTGCAGCGGCCAGTGGGGGAAGTTTGGAAAAGAAAGTTCAGACTTCGTGAAGTTGCGAAGCTGCTAAACGTAAAACGGAGACAGGCCGAAGCCAGGAAGCCACCATGGACGACTTGGGTAAGTCATGGAAGTTTGTGAAACGTTGTTCCTTCCACAGCGGTCAGTGAGCAGCGGGTAGCAGGGTGGAGGAGTAACCGTTAGGTTGAGATTTAACGTTGAAAAGCCTTGTTTGTGGGTCACCTTACTCTGGAAGGGCTCGTTAtttcctgccaaacaaaaaTGTCACCCAGCAGTAGGGCTGTGGGAGTGTTTTCACAATTCACCCGCTTTGATTAATGAAAGCGTCAAAGTAATTTAGCGGCTGCGCATCGTTAGCCTTCACCTCCTCATCTTTAAACTCTCCCTCTCTGTAGTTACGTTAATGTCCAGCAAATTTAAACAAACTAActctccccccctctttttGTTCTTACTACGTGTGCCGCAGGGGAGGGGAGATATTTGCGTGACATTTTGACACCGAGATTCAACTTTACCTCCTCAACTTGTGCCCACAGGCTATTCATTGGGGCTTTGAAGTGGAGTCAACAGGCCTCCCCCATTTAGACCGCTCGGTGCAGCACAATGTGGGCTCAACCCCGGCTTGGCTGGCTTATAATGCATCTCCTGTCGGATGGAGCACACATAACTTCTAGTAATACCCAATTACTGACCAAACAGtgcccttttgttttccttttttcccccctcaaatGGAAATAAGGGTAAGGCCTTGGTACAAGAGAAACATATGTAATTGGGACagtatataaaatgtaaattgtaCTCGATGTAAAATACTTTAGGTGGTTAGTGGGAACCATGAATGAAATCAGACCTAACTTCTTATGTTCTATGTCAAGGGTACTGTCGACACTTTCTCCAGGAGGTGAAACCGGGGTGTATAGTAGTTGTTGTAGATAGGACCCTGACCCTGTGCTGTTATCACAAGTGTTAGATTTCTCGAGCTGGGTTGGAATTTCTGTGTACATGCAACACAGACCTTGAATAATGGGGATTGTGTCTGtacattaacattttagagTTGCCTTTTTGATCTTGTGGATTAAAGGCATACATTACCTTTTGTCTGCCAGGATACTAACCATAAGAAATGGACTACGCCACACTCAGATTTTTAGAAGATGACCTCTGATCATGTTTTGTTATTTGGGAAAATTGCTATCAAAataaatagcaaaaaaaaaatctagattTACATGTAAGTGTTCATATTGCATTAGACACAAGTAATATCCAAGCCTTCATTTCATATGTATTTTTTGGATGTAATTTACAGAGAACTGTGAGTTGGGGCTGTGAGAACTAACTAGTTTTCgatattcatttacattttggattttttccTGGATTAAATGTTTAttctacaaaagaaaaaattgtaATTCAATTCCCATCAAAAATCTGTGCATTTAACTTGCCCTATCCAGAACCAGAGAATCTGTGACATCAATAAAGGTATCTCCGTGTCATTATCTGCtccatctattttttttaaacctcactAACTAGCTACTTCTTTGGTTCTTTGACCTTTGGCATTGAACCTCTGGACTTCTAATTATGGTTGTTGTAGTTTTCACCAGCTGGTCAGTTTGCTATATTTACTTTGCTAATTCAGAATGAATCCCTTCTGAAGTCTCTGTTGGAATACTCCCATACCGACCTCCAAAAAGTACAAGGAGCTTAAAATGGATCTGTGTATTGTTTAAGTGGAGAGGCGTGGAGATGTGCCGCATTTTGAGTTTTGGCCCGATCTGACGATACCTCCAGAGCTCGTTAGCTGCTCCAGCTCCCAAGGGCCACTGAAAGAGATGATTGTTGGTCGAGAGGAAGCCGGCAGCCTCACCGAAGCAGCACGAACAGCAGGCCGACAGAGGGGGCGAGGCCGCTGAGGAATGTCAAACATTACGCTGTGTCGGGGTCCAAGGCCAAATACTCTCTGGGTCATGACTCGCCTCCTACCACTACTCTCAGGCCTGTGTGTGCTCTCGCCAGAGGGAGGGCTCTCGGTTACGGCCGCTTGTTAAAACGGGCTCTGTGGTAAATAGACTTATAAATTGTGAAAAACGCCTCGAGCTTTGAGGTCTGGTAGCCTGACGATCACACAACTGTGAAGTGAAATGGCCCGCTCTTTGGATTTTTGCTTCTTTGGCCACATCATGTGGAAACCCCCCTCCCATATCCTCCCTAATTATGCAACAATGAACCACGTTGATGTTTGTAAATCCCTGATAAATGTGGTTTACTCTACTTCGTTACCCCCGTCCTGCTAACAAGCCTCCATGTGTCCTTTTCTCGAGGCTTGCTGGTGACTGGCGGGTGGACATGGAGCTGTTTTGGAAACCCGATCAGACTCCACTCTACCCGTCTTCTTTCCTTCTGTGTGTATTGATCTTCTCACGTTGCCTAACATTCGAGGAAGGGAATTCCCTCTGCATGGTGCGAGCAGAGTTCCTCTGAGTCAGAGCTTTCCACAGGTTCTCTCTGATCTCTGTTGATCCTGAGTCCTCACCCAGATGTGGCCCCTGGGCCACATGTGACACATTTTCCTTTGGCTTGTCCTGCTCCTGGGCTTATTGTTTGTGTGGCGTGAAACTCCGCTCAGCTCCTTGTGAATTCCTCAGGATTGTGTGAGATTCAGGGGTTCTGACCTCACTGGGCCGTGGAGGCTGGgctctgtgtctgcaggtggACAGGAAAGAAATTGGGTTAGCACAGACATGCATTATGCTGGAGAAGGATTGCTGAAGTGAGAATAACACTTAAGCATGATTGAAACTTGCCCTTATCTTGGAGCCAGATAGTGGGCATGAGCTCACCAATGTTCAAACATTGTTCAAACCTTCTTACCACGCGAGACGAAACACCGGTTTAGTGTTTATACATCTAAACTGTATCCGTTTAGATGCAGATACAGACTTCTGAACAGTGTGGGCCTCAGTTTGTATTTTGAGTGTATCTGCTGGATGTGGCAATGTGGACTGAAACAGACAGCAAGACCTCCTAAAGATTCCTTCTGTAAACACACCGTAGTCTTTGTATATTTACTGTAATATAACCAGCTGTCCACCTGAGTGGAAGTAGGCTGTTGTAGAAGCAACGTGGTCTTAAATGTTTACAGCGTTTGAGCAGCATACCTAAAGATCTTAGAAGGTCTTAAGTTCTCTCTGTGTCCGGGCGTGTCGGCGGCACAGAGTTAGTGTTACCACACGAGCTTTCATCACCCCATGAGAGGTGCAAGGACCGCGCATACCGCTCCTAACCAGCGGGCTCGCATGCTCCGCTTGAAGGGAGCTCCTGGCTGTAAATCCGCCTCGTTGCAGAGCTCCACACCCATCCTGTTCTGGGTCTGGGGAAGAGAGCTGCATGGCTGACCTCATCGCTTGGGCAACAGACCCTGCCCCACATCCTGAGGAAACAGAGGGATAAACAATGAGCAGAGTCAATGCTAACGGCCAGCGGACTCTGTTGTAGTGGGCAGCTTTTTGGCCCTTGGTGTGTTTTTGATTTTCCCTGTTGTACGCTGACGAACCACATTGCTGCTTCGTCTCGCGGTGACCTTACTCTTTTCCTCTTGTCATGCTGTTTCCACGCCTTCTCTGTTCCCTGGCCTTGTAAGTTGGCCTCAGAGAACAGGGCTGAGTATTTTCCCGACAGGTCAGGGAAATGTAGTAGGAATACGAGTCCCTGCTGGGGAGACCAGAGGGGGTCGTCTTCAAAGAGCAGTGCAGGAAATCTCCCTTTGGTTTCCCAATACAGATATTCTGCTTTATTAATAATCCACTAAAATCcacttttctcttcattttatgATTAGATTGATATTAAACCTGAGTACTGCAAAAATATACCTCTCTTATCAATAAAGTATTGGTGTCATAAACTAATTTAATGAACAAAGGTATCTAATCAGCTTTAATGcagaaacattgaaaaaaactcatttgaaCTCGGATCATGAGTCAGGAGAATAACCTACAACTATTTTTATATGATTTACTGCTGTAGTCATTTTTAGAGCAAATACAATAAcacataacataacattttcTGGTGGCAGCATCAAATGTGAATGTTTGCTTGTTATGTTGGTCTTCTGTAACATTAAACTTATTGGGTTTTTGGACTCTTTGGCTCTAAGAAATTGTGCAGCATTTTTGACTATTTACTGAAATGTTGAGCACACAATCCAGTCTAGAGAATTATCTGCAGATTGGCCAATAATTCATCCACTGACGTTCTGCTCTTCTAAAGGAATGCTCCCACTCTCGAGCACAGCTTTTAGACAGAGAGATAAGACACCCTTACTTCAATCGTCCCGATTACTCTCTTATGGCACAAACGCCTACTCTGTGTCGGGGGGCTTACGGCCCTCAAACATGCTCGGGGATATGAATGTGTCCTCGGTGACTGGGTGTCAGTCTTTAGACTTTCCCCTGTCATATGATTTAATGGTCTGTGGggaagtgcttttattttggtccCGAGTTCTCTCAAGGGGCGTGTCATCTTTCGGATATGGGGCTGCTGGGCAGTGTATTTTTGGGGGTatgtttattttgaagaaatCACCCTCGGATGCTTCTGTCCTACTGATGGTATTCTGTTACACTCACTCATTGGTCCGTATGaatctgtgtgtgcttgtgtacaAACGGATGGCCACATGGAAGTCATAACCTATGTCTTAATATGTCTCTCTTGGATCATCATTGTATTGGTTTGCACCTGTTCAATACTCTTTCACTCACATTCATTCTGTTTGTCCTGTTCCTGGTTTCTACCCAGCCTCCGCTGCCTGTCCCTCTGGCATCTCCACCCTCCGACCCCCTCTCCCTGGCCCCCGTCTGTGCTGTTTGATATAAATATCGTGTTGGGTTGGCCTGATGGGGTAGAGTTTCGCTGTGGGGCTGTGCCCAGGTCTGCTCTTTTGCTCCCTGGCTATAAACAGGTGAGCTGTGGACCCTGGTGGGCTATCTCCAGTGCCCACATGTTAATAGAAAGGATTAGACAGCCCTGGTGCCCTCAAGGCCCCCCTGTCCCCTACCCCGCTAGCCTGAGCTGTACACCCTGCTCTGTGGGAAATGGGTAGTAAAAACATTCACATCTCCGTTATTCAGGAATTCAAAGCATGCCGTAGTTAGTGGAACAGGTCCTGTAATTGTCAacacattattttcattttccggACTGACGGATGGTATTTTGTATTCAAGCACATTCCTCACGGGTTCTGTAACTAAAACTTTGGTTCAGGTTGAATGTTTGGTCTTTGGGTAGGCCGTGTCACAAAGCCTCATTTTGTCTCCAGGGTGGGTTGCATGTGAAATGATGCCCTGCCCTGAGCCACCTTCGCCGTGTCCCCCGCCCGATTGCTTTCTTTCTCAGAATCGGACAGAGGAATGTGTGGAATTCCCCATGCACCTTCACTCCCATCTGATAAACACTGCAGGACTGTGGCCAGGCTTTGAGTGGGTAAATGAgaggcggtggtggtggtacGGGTGGTGGTGGTATGTGCACAGACAGGACAGTACATGCACCCACTGCCACAAGAATGTATACAGTGCCCACATATATTGAGAGTTGTTTGTTGAACGGGATGGAGATCGTGGCCCCCTGACAGAGAACCACTGTTTTATTGTTGACTgacatttgatgtttttaatcctAGTCATATCCTTTTTGATGACTGCTTTATTCCTCCAGAGCTTGCACAATGGACTATTGAGTCAGGATGCTGTTATGACAGAATTAGACTTTGTCCATCGTGcgtgccccctccaccccccgtcTGAAATGGAAAAGATTAGCCTGTTACTTGGATACAAATTCTTAATGTTTTAACTCTGCATGGATCAAGGTTGTCTGGGACTGACGAGGGTTTGTTGTCATTGCTGCCCTCCTCAGGGGAGATGAGGGAAGCAAGACCTGCATTAAAATGATGTTCTTAATGGAATGCAGTGTGTTTTTTGCATGCTGCTTAGTCAAAGGCTACAATATGAATACGAGTTACTTTTCTGATGCTTTCCTAATTTTTATCCTGATATAATCTTCTGTGGTGTGTATCACACTGAGATTATGGTGCAAGCCATAACAGTTCTGCAAAGGTCAATAATTTGTATTGTTGTTTGTGGGCCTGTGACAGAATCtcagatgggagggaggggggggggggagggatatCATTTTAGACATTTCTACACTCACAATCGTGCCTTACACGTGTTTGGGAAATCACCCGGCCAGTACTCTCCTCTTTGGCAAACCCAGGACGAACTCTCTAGGAATAGACTTTTCTTAAAAACGTTTATTATTTTTGACTGCAACAAGAGAAATGGATATCTAAATCCTAGGCTGTGTTTTATATAACTCAACATTTGTTCCAAAACCAGCTGTGGTATTTTTCTATGTGGAGGCTTTGTTTCATGAGTGACGGAGTGAACTTCAGTAAGACCTTGTTCAGCATGTCGGCACCAGGTGCAGATTATTTTGAGCTGGTCGGGATATTTCAGCACATTTGAGAAGACATGGGCTACACGCTGAGCTTGTTGCTATAAATAGGCTTCTGCTCTCATGGTTTATGTCAAACTTCATGACCTAAAAATTTAGCCTTTGGGCTGTATCTCCTTTTTGTCTGGAGACTGGTTGCAGAAGTGGAAAACTCAACACGTTTTTATCACCCTTATTCTATCAATGTGTCATCGCACATCTGAGTTGAACATTCTAACCTGAAGTTGCATGCTTttggattaaattaaaaatgtcagaCTTAAGCCTGACATCTGTAAAGTTACCATATTAGAGACCATATTAATTTGTTAAACGCAGGTTTGACAGTAAGAGTACCTCATTAGAGCGATTTGAGTGATTTTAAGGTAACGGTGCACTGAAAGGATACCATTATTGAAAGTATATGTCAACCAATTTTGGCACTAataccactcccccccccccattaggtTGGCAACGTATTGTCCCTCCTCGTTGCTCGTGCTATCTTTGTCTGTAttacttcacacacaggcacacgcgCAAattcagacaaacacacatttcatacTTCCCGGAAGATATTACAGATAcagcaggtggaaacaataatGTGAGTATTGTGAAGgcttttttgtctgttttaatgTTGACACAGACGAAGGACAAATATCCAGTATCCAGTCTATTGCGTGCCTTTTCCAAATATTCTGTGTGTAGGTTTGTCATGGCCTCTTCATTGCGGATGGTATGAAGACAGTGTGCAATGTTCACAGAGGAATAAGGCAGCCTTACAATTTGTCAGCTCCATCTTTTGATTTTAgtgaaaattattcattttctttgctgGCGTACGTTTTAGGATTTAGGTAacattgaattaaataattaagtATTTAGAGAAGCAGGGCGATTTAGTTGACAGAAAACGTCTTCAAGtacatcattttttaaagaattataTTCAGCGATCTTTGAAATCACTCCATAACATGAACCGATTTTAAAGACTTGTTCCAAGCCTCTCTATTGTAACGGTATGCCGCAGTGATTGCGTCTATTCTGGACCGGCTGAGAATGGATGGATTGTGTGATGTAAGGGTCTATTTTGCTCCCTTGTTTCTGTGAACACTCAGCTGGGTAACACTGTAGCCCCTGGACCGGGCACTAAATTCACGCCGCTTCTCACAACTGAGCCAAATTAAAGCCCTCCGTAACGTACAGAGAAATTCCACGACTGTAATGACCGATGAAGCTCATCCACAGTTGGCTCTCATTTTGGAAAAAAGTTTGGAAAAAGTATGTTGGAGATTTCAGAGGGAAATTTATGAAGGGCTGATGGGTTCAGTTGTGACTGGGATGTACTGGGCCATGCTGTGATGGTGAAGGCCTAACCTTTCTGTTGAATGATCTGTGCTTAAGCAAAAAGCTTTTTTAGGTGACTGGGGGAATGAGAAACGCGCTGCCATTGTCTGTTTACAACCTGACACCACAGTCTGTAGTCCTAACAACCCAGTAAAGAATGAATTGGTCTCCAGGGCGACCATGTTTGGAGATCGAAATATTTAGTCTCAAAGGCCCCAAGGCATGACTGAGTCCGAGGTTGATGAAgttggtatttatttatttatttgaacatcAACTTTTGGTGCGACTGTATGACTTTCACTATGTGAAATACACACGGACAAATGCACGCCTTCCTGATATGATGGCAGGGGGAACACTGAAATGCTGCAACCTTAATTATCAATGCTTTCAGACGCGTTACTGGCGGACCTGGAATCGACTACATCCCACATCTCAAAGCGACCCGTGTTCTTGTCTGAGGAGACGCCCTACTCCATCCCCACCGGAGGACACTCCTACCAGGATGTGTCGGCCCCACCTCcagttcctcctccaccctcggTCGAGGCCCTGAACGGGTCCCTGACAGATCAGCCGGACTCCCACCACTCCTCTCTGCAGGTCTGTCTCTAGCGGGACCATGCTCATGAACCAACATTTCTTCATGAAGCTATTTGTCCAACAGGTTTCTCACAAAGTGCTCAGCAAGTACAAAAAAATGGCATGGCAAAAATTGGATTCAGCactgtgtatatttgtgtgctTGTTATCACAATCTATGATATGGGGGAAAATCAGTGTTGCACAGACGAATGAATGTAAAAATCACAATTCAAGTTGAAATCCCTCCggctgtgtttgtgcgtctctcTGCAGTCGCTGGGCTCCGGCCAGAAGAGCTCGTGGTCCAGGGACAGTAGCAGCTCCCCTTTGTCTCACATCGAAGAGGACCACGTCTACAGGTACCCCGTCACAACGCTTTACACGTTGTGTGTATCATTGTCACCGTAGTCGCAGTTAGCAGTTGTGCCCCGTCTGTCCCCTCTGCAGTTTTCCAAACAAACAGAAGTCTGTAGACGCGTCAACAGCGGCCATGACCTCTGCCATGGGCAGTAACCTCTCGGAGCTtgacaggctgctgctggaacTCAACACAGTGCAACAGAGCTCCCCTTCGTTCCCCACTACAGGTACATGCAAAGGCCTCACCTTTTCCCTTCTGTTGCTGGTGGGGAAAAACGAGTTTGTACTGTTGTGTGTCCACAGAGGAGGCAGCTCCGCCTTTACCGTCCTGCAGCATCACCCACTACGAGAACGGCAGCTCCTGTGACATCAtggggagcccccccccgctggagaAACCCAAGAGGAACGGAACGAGGCTGGAAGAGGCCCGACCCACCGTGGAGAGTTTGCTGACAGAACTGGAGGGTCCAGTGCCTTCACCCAGGTGCCGTATACTCGCGTCCGGCTGCCACAGTCTGTGGAGAGAAGTACATCAGCAGACACCTCAAGTGGAGGTTTTACAATCGGTGTTGGCAGTGTTTTCTTATCGTTAGACCCCTAACAACTTTAACTTTGAATGATGTACTCAATGGATCAGAGTTTCCTGAAACATTGCTATTTGAAACGTTTATGTTCAAGGTCATTTTAACATTCAAATGGTTTTAAACAAGCTGTTCTCAGTAGTGTTGTGGAAACATAATGTTGCTTTCAGTGTATGACGTGATCCTTGTCTGGAAAGAGTTGAATGGGCCATTGTCCTTTGTCACCCTTTATTTTCATCTTGTTAAAATGCTAAATATGGCAGTTTAGACTTCTGGTCAGATATCTACTCAATTTTTCCAGCACATAAAATGATGATGTATTTAACGTTTGCCTCAGTTGGAACAGGGAGAAATAAAAGGACTAAAGCACAGTACATTAGTTCCTCAGAACGCACATAAATGCCAGCAGTCGGCTGGCCTGTTAGCAAgacaataatatattttaaattaggCGTCAATGTTTGCGTTGCAATTGCAAATCCTGCTATGATTTTATTTTCCAGCTCCTCTTTGGACTCCCCGTCTCAGCAGCAAGCAAGAATGTCAGCCTCCTGCGCCACACGAGAGCTAGACGAGCTGATGGCTTCTTTGTCTGACTTCAAGGTACAGAGCGGCATGACCCCCGGGGCGGCTTCACTGTGTCGACGAAAAACACATTCCTGTTGATTtctctgtcctcttcctcttatcTTGCTTCTGCTTCTATGTCATTCAGCCCAGTTCTTTGGGCTGTCCGCTGGACCCAGCAGGAGCACCTTCCAGCTTTCCTCATCCTCCAGCCTCTTCCTCCGTCACCCCCGTGGCTTCTCGTTTCCGTAGTCTGTCCCATGCGTCTGCCTGTgcctctcctctgttctctttTCCTGCCGGTCTAGAGCTGCACATagacgaggggggaggagacggcGGCATGTCGGCGCCCCACCCGAACCGTCTCTGTCCTCACAGTCCTATATCCTCACTGTCTGCAGCCAGTGACCTCGACCTGGACTCTGTCATAGATGTGTCTGCCACCGTGCTGTCGTCCCAAACCAAGTCTCTGCTTGTCCTCTCGCGAGCCACTTCCATTAACTCCAACCTTATGAGAAATAGCCCAAGTCCTTCCaataccaccaccaccccctcgTTAACCTCAGTTAACACTGTCCTGGACCAAAAGTCCTCCAAGTCCTCTAGTCCGTCCATGGAGCCGGTCTCGCCCTCGACTACTGTCAGTAAATTCCCTTGTGATCCCGAGACTATAAGCAAGGGATCTCCTTCTTTTCATGACCTTGTTTTAAATTTCTCTTCTCCGCCTCCTTTTACAAACCTCTCCCCACCTCTCTCAGCTCCAAAAACTCCTTCCCCCATCCCTGCTGCTGTCGCTATCTCCCcacattctgtttcctcaaaaaCATCCTCGCCATCTCCAGTCTCTCCAGTGGTGGTCCCCTCTCCACTGGCCTTCACGAGCACCAGCAGACAGCTGTCGGCGTCGGCGCCCGCCCCTCAAAGAGCCAGCCTCTTCTCCGTGCAGCAGGCGCCCCTGATGGAGCCCTCCTTGGACGAGGAGCTAGACAAACTGCTGGCCATGGGTTTTGCACAGAACCACTCAGCTGCACGTGTGGATGACCCACAGCTGAAGATGGAGGCACAGTGTTTTGGCAGGGGGATGCAGGAGATTCACGAGGAGCTCATCCTGCCTATGGACAGATACAACGTGCAGCCTGACGCTTTCACCAGCGCCACCAACACCATCACAGACGACTCAGTGGACGAAGGGACCGATGGGAACGGGGATCTGGACTGGGCCGACGAGGAGCTGTCCATGTCCTTCCACGATGGACTGGATGGCACAATGACGCCTTACACCGAGAGGCCGTACACAGATGGCAGCATGACCCCGCTGACGGAGGCCAGCTGGATGGATGAGTCCATGACCCCGTCTTCGTGCCCCGGGACCCCTGACGTGGCCCTGGATCTGCCCCTGCTGCAGACTCCCAATATGGACCGAGTCTCTGCGTCCGGACATGTATGCATCTCGCCTCCTGCTTGACACGACGCGCGTTTGAGTTGCTCACATTGTTTGGCTCTTTGGCTCAAGAGACTGATGCTTCCTCACCAGCTTCCtcatctgcttttattttttaaacccatTAGCGAATACTTATCGGGTAGTATGCTCACTAATATAATTTTTGCACTTGTCATTTTGAGACATTCAATAAATCCTCCTTAGCATGATCAACTAAGGGCTAaatcaggttaaaaaaaaggtttcctgcttttttgtattttataataCTTCAAAGTAAATATCTTTGGAATGCAGCAGTTATGGACTACATATTTAGAAATCTAGATCATctttgtaatacattgatttatGAACAACTCAGTGATTGGC includes:
- the LOC119225078 gene encoding paxillin-like isoform X1; this translates as MDDLDALLADLESTTSHISKRPVFLSEETPYSIPTGGHSYQDVSAPPPVPPPPSVEALNGSLTDQPDSHHSSLQSLGSGQKSSWSRDSSSSPLSHIEEDHVYSFPNKQKSVDASTAAMTSAMGSNLSELDRLLLELNTVQQSSPSFPTTEEAAPPLPSCSITHYENGSSCDIMGSPPPLEKPKRNGTRLEEARPTVESLLTELEGPVPSPSSSLDSPSQQQARMSASCATRELDELMASLSDFKPSSLGCPLDPAGAPSSFPHPPASSSVTPVASRFRSLSHASACASPLFSFPAGLELHIDEGGGDGGMSAPHPNRLCPHSPISSLSAASDLDLDSVIDVSATVLSSQTKSLLVLSRATSINSNLMRNSPSPSNTTTTPSLTSVNTVLDQKSSKSSSPSMEPVSPSTTVSKFPCDPETISKGSPSFHDLVLNFSSPPPFTNLSPPLSAPKTPSPIPAAVAISPHSVSSKTSSPSPVSPVVVPSPLAFTSTSRQLSASAPAPQRASLFSVQQAPLMEPSLDEELDKLLAMGFAQNHSAARVDDPQLKMEAQCFGRGMQEIHEELILPMDRYNVQPDAFTSATNTITDDSVDEGTDGNGDLDWADEELSMSFHDGLDGTMTPYTERPYTDGSMTPLTEASWMDESMTPSSCPGTPDVALDLPLLQTPNMDRVSASGHIMAQGKGGVSGGAPTQVNKLDNMLGSLQSDLNKLGVQTVAKGVCGACCKPIVGQVVTAMGRTWHPEHFVCTHCQEEIGSRNFFEREGQPYCETDYHHLFSPRCYYCNGPILDKVVTALDRTWHPEHFFCAQCGSFFGPEGFHEKDGKAFCRKDYFDMFAPKCGGCARAILENYISALNSLWHPECFVCRECFTPFVNGSFFEHDGQPYCEVHYHEHRGSLCSGCQKPITGRCITAMAKKFHPEHFVCAFCLKQLNKGTFKEQNDKPYCHGCFVKLFS
- the LOC119225078 gene encoding mucin-2-like isoform X2 translates to MDDLDALLADLESTTSHISKRPVFLSEETPYSIPTGGHSYQDVSAPPPVPPPPSVEALNGSLTDQPDSHHSSLQSLGSGQKSSWSRDSSSSPLSHIEEDHVYSFPNKQKSVDASTAAMTSAMGSNLSELDRLLLELNTVQQSSPSFPTTEEAAPPLPSCSITHYENGSSCDIMGSPPPLEKPKRNGTRLEEARPTVESLLTELEGPVPSPSSSLDSPSQQQARMSASCATRELDELMASLSDFKPSSLGCPLDPAGAPSSFPHPPASSSVTPVASRFRSLSHASACASPLFSFPAGLELHIDEGGGDGGMSAPHPNRLCPHSPISSLSAASDLDLDSVIDVSATVLSSQTKSLLVLSRATSINSNLMRNSPSPSNTTTTPSLTSVNTVLDQKSSKSSSPSMEPVSPSTTVSKFPCDPETISKGSPSFHDLVLNFSSPPPFTNLSPPLSAPKTPSPIPAAVAISPHSVSSKTSSPSPVSPVVVPSPLAFTSTSRQLSASAPAPQRASLFSVQQAPLMEPSLDEELDKLLAMGFAQNHSAARVDDPQLKMEAQCFGRGMQEIHEELILPMDRYNVQPDAFTSATNTITDDSVDEGTDGNGDLDWADEELSMSFHDGLDGTMTPYTERPYTDGSMTPLTEASWMDESMTPSSCPGTPDVALDLPLLQTPNMDRVSASGHIKSVIRRTKETPNVHPMSRDGHLRRKMGPIIVNKNTSQDRLIEELQGKFGIGRSERRRKQSDDWLTEGVVVTCKPQRFRPDWTGSEVDKVVIPPESPVPVRKVLPPLSPTALRRPPVIEEPKRQLPIPHPPIPTPPPLPPPPSPPPQPPHTQEPIPPAPWQIAKAAPPPPPPPPPPPIPEPPTPKPDPPPPVLKTPNGPSPVKPVTPVPPKVLVSVGCQTDFDPIFPTMQA
- the ctu1 gene encoding cytoplasmic tRNA 2-thiolation protein 1, producing MPILCSNCIDKRAVLKRPKTGHSLCKECFFWAFEEEVHMTIESAKLFKPGEIVGIAASGGKDSTVLAHVMKLLNERYNYNLELMLLSVDEGISGYRDDSLETVKRNQQQYELPLKIVSYEELYGWTMDAIVKQVGLKNNCTFCGVFRRQALDRGAIMLKVDKICTGHNADDVAETVLMNVLRGDIARLRRCTAISTASEGEGVVPRCKPLKYAYEKEIVLYAYFKKLDYFSTECIYSPNAYRGYARTFLKDLESVRPSSIMDIVHSGENLSVREGVKMPVQGTCNQCGYISSQSLCKSCVLLEGLNRGLPKLGIGKHHRLHDKILSKEPLTEREQRKLKSVDF